From the Flavimarina sp. Hel_I_48 genome, one window contains:
- a CDS encoding PQQ-dependent sugar dehydrogenase, which translates to MKYYVLSLLLIISTYASAQEEDRQKENDIPITTSTTYGYELVVPDLEIPWGMDFMPDGSFLITEKSGSLIHFKDGKKTVIKGTPDVYARGQGGLLDVRLSPNYSDDKSIYLTHSSTAGDAKGGHTALMKATLNGDALTDQKVLYKATPNTTKGQHWGSRIVFDADGHVFFTVGERGERDVNPQDITRDGGKVYRLNLDGSIPKDNPFVGQPNAKEAIWSYGHRNPQGMDVNPTTGDIWVHEHGPRGGDEINVIKKGANYGWPLITYGINYSGTEITDQREKEGMEQPLYYWLPSIAPSGMAFVTGDQYPELKGNLLVGSLKFQYLEADYLNDGQVVKREKLLEDIGRIRDINSAPDGTIYVSVEGKGIVKLIINKEQ; encoded by the coding sequence ATGAAATATTACGTTCTTAGTTTACTACTTATTATAAGTACTTATGCCTCCGCTCAAGAAGAGGATCGACAAAAGGAAAATGATATACCTATAACCACATCTACTACCTATGGATATGAACTTGTAGTTCCAGATCTTGAAATTCCCTGGGGAATGGATTTTATGCCAGATGGAAGTTTCCTGATTACGGAAAAGAGTGGTTCGCTTATTCATTTCAAAGATGGCAAGAAGACCGTCATCAAAGGCACGCCGGATGTGTATGCACGCGGACAGGGTGGTTTACTGGATGTCAGACTTTCCCCCAACTATAGTGATGATAAATCCATATATCTAACCCATTCTTCCACCGCAGGTGATGCCAAAGGTGGACACACCGCACTTATGAAAGCTACTCTAAATGGAGATGCGCTTACTGATCAGAAAGTACTTTATAAAGCGACTCCAAACACAACAAAGGGTCAGCACTGGGGCAGTCGAATTGTTTTTGACGCGGATGGTCACGTATTTTTTACGGTGGGTGAACGCGGTGAGCGTGATGTGAACCCTCAAGATATAACCCGTGATGGTGGTAAGGTGTATAGACTTAATCTGGATGGAAGTATCCCTAAGGACAATCCTTTTGTAGGTCAGCCGAATGCAAAAGAGGCTATTTGGTCCTATGGACATAGAAATCCGCAGGGAATGGATGTTAATCCAACAACTGGTGATATCTGGGTTCATGAGCACGGGCCGCGTGGAGGTGATGAAATCAACGTGATCAAGAAGGGAGCTAACTACGGTTGGCCATTAATTACTTATGGTATAAATTATAGTGGTACCGAAATTACTGATCAAAGGGAAAAAGAAGGGATGGAACAACCGCTATATTATTGGCTACCCTCTATAGCACCTAGTGGAATGGCATTTGTAACTGGCGATCAATATCCAGAACTTAAAGGTAATTTATTAGTAGGCTCCTTAAAGTTTCAATATCTAGAAGCAGATTACTTGAATGACGGCCAAGTCGTAAAGAGGGAAAAGCTATTGGAAGACATAGGTCGTATCCGTGACATTAATAGCGCTCCTGATGGAACTATTTATGTTAGCGTAGAAGGAAAAGGTATCGTAAAATTAATTATCAATAAAGAGCAATGA
- a CDS encoding SDR family NAD(P)-dependent oxidoreductase, producing the protein MAAFQLNGKTALITGGASGIGKAISTVFAQHGAKVYILDYNKEEGAHVARELTDKGFKASFEFCDVADEKQIAELIDRIANKNKIDILINNAGVAHIGNIEKTTAADLDHIYSINIKGVFNCAKAVINNMKGNGGVILNMASIASSVGISDRFAYSMSKGAVLTMTYSIAKDYVAEGIRCNCISPARVHTPFVDNFIAQNYPDNQDEMFKKLSKTQPLGRMGKPEEIAHLALYLASDEASFITGTDFPIDGGFIKLNG; encoded by the coding sequence ATGGCAGCATTTCAATTGAATGGAAAAACAGCATTGATTACCGGCGGGGCAAGCGGTATAGGTAAAGCAATAAGTACTGTTTTTGCACAGCATGGAGCAAAAGTTTACATATTAGATTATAACAAGGAGGAAGGCGCACATGTCGCCAGGGAGCTTACTGATAAGGGATTTAAAGCTTCTTTTGAATTTTGTGACGTAGCAGATGAAAAGCAAATCGCAGAACTTATAGATCGCATAGCTAACAAAAATAAAATAGATATCCTTATAAACAATGCGGGTGTGGCCCACATTGGAAATATAGAAAAAACCACAGCAGCAGATCTTGACCACATTTATTCCATAAATATAAAAGGGGTCTTTAATTGTGCAAAAGCTGTTATCAACAACATGAAAGGCAACGGCGGGGTGATTCTCAATATGGCTTCAATTGCATCATCAGTAGGGATTTCTGATCGTTTTGCGTATTCCATGTCAAAAGGGGCGGTGCTTACCATGACCTATTCCATCGCAAAAGATTATGTAGCTGAGGGCATACGCTGTAATTGCATCTCGCCCGCACGCGTACATACTCCTTTTGTGGACAATTTTATCGCTCAGAATTATCCTGACAATCAGGATGAAATGTTTAAAAAACTATCTAAAACCCAACCCTTGGGAAGAATGGGCAAACCAGAAGAAATCGCCCATTTAGCGCTATACCTTGCCTCTGACGAGGCTTCCTTTATCACCGGAACCGATTTTCCCATTGATGGCGGATTTATTAAATTGAACGGATAA
- the trxB gene encoding thioredoxin-disulfide reductase — translation METEHIKCLIIGSGPAGYTAAIYAARADLKPVMYTGMEPGGQLTTTTEVDNFPGYPEGIDGPTMMVQLQQQAERFGTEVRIGMATQVTFSNEVGGMHKVVIDNEKHLEAETIIISTGASAKYLGIPSEQKLRGGGVSACAVCDGFFYKNQKVAIVGGGDTAAEEATYLANICEHVTMLVRKDEMKASKAMQHRVNTRKNITVRYNTEVDEVLGEQVVEGLRMINNETKEKEEIDITGLFIAIGHKPNTDIFKNQLEMDTTGYLITEPKSTKTSKPGVFASGDVQDKDYRQAITAAGTGCMAALDAERYLAEIETAVEV, via the coding sequence ATGGAAACAGAACACATAAAATGTTTAATAATAGGTTCAGGACCTGCAGGATATACTGCGGCTATTTATGCCGCAAGGGCTGATCTAAAGCCTGTTATGTATACAGGTATGGAGCCCGGAGGACAGCTTACCACAACTACAGAGGTGGATAATTTCCCAGGATATCCTGAGGGGATAGATGGACCTACCATGATGGTGCAGTTGCAGCAACAGGCAGAACGCTTTGGCACAGAAGTACGCATAGGCATGGCTACTCAGGTCACGTTTAGCAATGAGGTAGGCGGGATGCACAAGGTTGTTATAGATAATGAAAAGCATCTTGAAGCAGAAACGATTATAATAAGTACTGGAGCTTCGGCTAAATATTTAGGTATTCCAAGTGAGCAAAAATTGCGTGGCGGTGGAGTATCTGCTTGTGCGGTATGCGATGGTTTCTTCTATAAAAATCAAAAGGTCGCCATTGTGGGCGGGGGCGATACTGCTGCAGAAGAAGCTACCTATCTGGCAAACATATGTGAGCACGTGACCATGTTAGTGCGCAAAGATGAGATGAAAGCTTCAAAAGCGATGCAACACCGAGTAAATACGCGCAAAAATATTACCGTACGCTACAATACCGAAGTTGATGAAGTTTTAGGTGAGCAGGTGGTTGAAGGATTGCGAATGATCAATAATGAAACCAAGGAAAAAGAGGAAATAGATATTACCGGACTCTTTATTGCCATAGGCCATAAACCAAATACTGATATTTTCAAAAACCAGTTGGAAATGGATACTACCGGTTATCTAATTACAGAACCTAAATCTACCAAGACGTCCAAGCCAGGTGTTTTTGCAAGTGGTGATGTACAAGATAAAGATTATCGCCAGGCTATTACAGCGGCAGGTACTGGTTGTATGGCAGCATTAGATGCAGAACGTTACCTTGCAGAAATAGAAACAGCTGTAGAGGTTTAG
- the fucP gene encoding L-fucose:H+ symporter permease, with amino-acid sequence MTEPKSPLVSKKVLLPFVLITSLFALWGFANDITNPMVSAFKKVLELDNFQASLVQLAFYGGYFTMALPAAIFVNRYSYKKGILLGLILYAVGALLFYPAAAYEEFGFFLAALYILTFGLAFLETTANPYILSMGPEKTATQRLNLAQAFNPLGALGGLIVAQKFILGGLQSDDLDATGNSVYETLSEGAKAAVRTSDLAIIRDPYVILGLVVIAFLVIIGFMNMPQNKDQESKVKIGKSIKRLFSTPKFVGGVLAQAFYVGAQIMCWTYLYQYAESFGIDNETAVNYGISALIMFIIGRWVGTFLLKYVHAGKLLLYFSVGAMSCTLITIFIPGMVGLYALVGISFFMSIMFPTIYGIALEGRGEDAKFGAAFLVMAIVGGALMPTLQGLILDLGGNGYTDVQLLGVPEVNFSFILPLFCFLMVALYGRNVFAVYDKN; translated from the coding sequence ATGACCGAACCAAAATCACCTCTTGTATCTAAAAAGGTACTGCTTCCCTTTGTGCTTATCACTTCGTTGTTTGCCTTATGGGGTTTCGCAAACGATATCACAAACCCCATGGTTTCGGCTTTTAAAAAAGTACTGGAACTTGATAACTTTCAGGCTTCTTTAGTACAACTGGCTTTTTACGGTGGGTATTTTACGATGGCGCTCCCAGCGGCAATTTTCGTGAATAGATATTCCTATAAAAAGGGAATACTCCTTGGTTTGATTTTATATGCCGTGGGAGCGCTTTTGTTTTATCCGGCGGCTGCTTATGAAGAGTTTGGTTTTTTCCTTGCAGCGCTGTATATATTGACCTTTGGACTCGCTTTTTTAGAAACCACGGCAAACCCGTATATACTTTCCATGGGGCCCGAAAAAACGGCCACGCAACGGCTCAACCTCGCTCAGGCTTTTAATCCATTAGGCGCTTTAGGGGGGTTGATTGTAGCTCAGAAGTTTATACTGGGCGGCTTGCAATCTGATGATCTTGATGCTACGGGCAATTCGGTCTATGAAACGTTATCAGAGGGTGCAAAAGCCGCCGTCCGAACGTCAGACCTGGCCATTATACGGGATCCTTATGTTATTCTTGGCCTTGTGGTGATCGCTTTTCTCGTCATCATTGGCTTTATGAATATGCCACAGAACAAAGATCAGGAATCAAAAGTAAAGATCGGGAAGTCAATAAAACGACTTTTTAGCACGCCAAAGTTTGTGGGTGGGGTACTCGCACAGGCGTTTTATGTAGGAGCACAAATCATGTGCTGGACGTATCTTTACCAGTATGCAGAATCCTTTGGGATCGATAATGAAACCGCAGTAAACTACGGGATTTCTGCCCTGATAATGTTTATTATTGGACGCTGGGTAGGTACATTTTTACTCAAATATGTACATGCAGGTAAATTATTGCTCTATTTTTCAGTAGGAGCCATGAGTTGCACGTTGATTACTATATTTATCCCAGGAATGGTAGGATTGTATGCCCTTGTAGGTATTTCCTTTTTCATGTCTATCATGTTTCCCACGATCTACGGTATCGCTTTGGAAGGTAGGGGGGAAGATGCAAAATTTGGCGCAGCATTCCTTGTTATGGCAATTGTAGGCGGTGCCCTTATGCCCACATTGCAGGGATTGATTTTAGATCTGGGGGGCAATGGTTATACAGATGTGCAGCTATTAGGCGTACCAGAAGTCAATTTTTCCTTTATTTTACCTCTTTTTTGTTTCCTGATGGTTGCCCTTTATGGTAGGAATGTATTTGCTGTTTACGACAAAAATTAA
- a CDS encoding L-rhamnose mutarotase, with protein MKSKRMCFACDLKSDPKLIEEYKEYHAAENTWPAITQSIKDAGILNMEIYLLGNRLFMIMDVDDTFDPDRKKQMDEENPKVQEWEKLMWKFQKQLPEAKNGEKWVEMERVYAFQ; from the coding sequence ATGAAAAGTAAAAGAATGTGTTTTGCATGTGATCTAAAGAGCGATCCAAAGCTTATTGAAGAATATAAAGAATATCACGCGGCTGAAAATACCTGGCCTGCAATTACACAGAGTATAAAAGATGCCGGCATACTCAATATGGAGATTTACCTATTGGGAAACCGACTTTTTATGATCATGGATGTTGATGATACTTTTGATCCCGACAGAAAAAAGCAAATGGATGAAGAAAACCCCAAAGTGCAGGAATGGGAAAAACTGATGTGGAAATTTCAAAAACAGCTTCCAGAGGCTAAAAACGGCGAAAAATGGGTAGAAATGGAGCGCGTATATGCTTTTCAATAA
- a CDS encoding c-type cytochrome — protein sequence MIYFFILISNLFNFNTINEPSVIDYSNLYIAKSEIKPLQVQDSLLVKSMERGSTIYTDFCMQCHMENGSGVAGTFPPLAKADFLNTNTVASIRAVKYGIQGKIVVNGTTYDSAMPSPGLYDYEVADVMNYVLNSWGNKAEGTITEDQVSEVQEKQN from the coding sequence ATGATCTACTTCTTCATACTAATAAGTAATTTATTTAATTTTAATACCATAAATGAACCTTCTGTAATAGATTATAGCAACCTCTATATAGCAAAAAGCGAAATTAAGCCGTTACAGGTTCAAGACAGTTTACTTGTAAAAAGTATGGAGCGCGGTAGCACTATATACACAGATTTCTGTATGCAATGTCATATGGAAAATGGTTCTGGTGTAGCTGGCACTTTTCCACCACTTGCCAAAGCAGATTTTTTGAATACTAATACAGTGGCAAGTATCAGAGCAGTTAAATATGGTATTCAGGGCAAAATTGTCGTTAATGGTACTACTTATGACAGCGCCATGCCATCTCCTGGACTTTATGACTATGAAGTAGCCGATGTAATGAATTACGTTCTTAATTCCTGGGGAAATAAAGCAGAGGGAACCATTACCGAAGATCAGGTAAGTGAAGTTCAAGAAAAGCAGAATTGA
- a CDS encoding DUF3253 domain-containing protein has translation MDIKEQIRESHIEFAESRGLEATYCPSEVARKINPENWRDLMDTVREVADELVDDAVLVVMQKGKIIQDSASNASGPIRLRKK, from the coding sequence ATGGATATTAAAGAACAAATCAGAGAATCGCATATAGAATTTGCTGAAAGCCGAGGTCTGGAAGCTACTTACTGTCCATCAGAAGTTGCACGAAAAATAAATCCTGAAAACTGGAGGGATTTGATGGACACTGTTCGGGAAGTTGCAGACGAGCTGGTTGATGATGCTGTTCTGGTTGTAATGCAAAAAGGAAAGATTATTCAGGACAGTGCATCAAATGCATCTGGTCCTATTCGGTTACGTAAGAAATAA
- a CDS encoding fumarylacetoacetate hydrolase family protein, whose amino-acid sequence MKLIRFGEAGKEKPGIQLNNEKRIDVSDFGEDYTEQFFENDGLSRLKTWLEKEQAHCTEISPETRLGPPTLRPSKLVCIGLNYAKHAEETGADLPKEPILFFKATSAIVGPNDDIIIPKNSTKTDWEVELGVVIGKKTSYVEEEDAMDYVAGYVLHNDYSERAFQLERSGQWVKGKSCDTFAPLGPFMATKEEIKDPHNLNLWLKVNGETLQNSNTSDFVFNIPQVVSYISQFMTLLPGDIISTGTPFGVGLGFKPPRYLKPGDVVELGIDGLGTSKQTAKAYSEGEKTA is encoded by the coding sequence ATGAAATTAATACGTTTCGGCGAAGCCGGAAAAGAAAAACCAGGGATTCAACTAAATAATGAGAAACGCATTGATGTATCCGATTTTGGTGAAGATTATACGGAACAATTTTTTGAGAACGATGGTCTATCACGTCTTAAAACCTGGCTTGAGAAAGAGCAGGCCCATTGTACTGAAATCTCTCCAGAAACCCGTTTGGGACCTCCCACGTTACGACCTTCAAAACTTGTTTGTATAGGTCTCAATTACGCCAAACATGCCGAGGAAACAGGCGCCGACTTGCCTAAGGAACCCATTTTATTTTTTAAAGCAACCTCAGCCATTGTGGGTCCTAATGATGATATTATTATTCCAAAAAACAGTACAAAAACAGATTGGGAGGTTGAACTGGGTGTGGTAATTGGCAAAAAAACGTCGTATGTTGAAGAGGAAGATGCGATGGATTATGTTGCCGGTTATGTTTTGCACAATGACTACAGCGAGCGGGCTTTTCAGCTGGAACGCTCTGGGCAATGGGTCAAGGGAAAAAGTTGTGATACTTTTGCGCCGTTAGGACCCTTTATGGCCACAAAAGAGGAAATCAAAGATCCACACAACCTCAACCTTTGGCTCAAGGTCAACGGAGAAACCTTGCAAAATAGCAACACGTCTGACTTTGTTTTTAATATACCACAAGTGGTAAGTTATATCAGTCAGTTTATGACTTTGCTGCCCGGTGATATTATTTCTACGGGAACACCCTTCGGGGTAGGTTTGGGCTTTAAACCTCCTCGCTATTTAAAACCTGGCGATGTTGTCGAATTGGGAATAGATGGCCTGGGAACTTCTAAACAAACGGCAAAAGCGTATTCTGAAGGTGAAAAAACAGCTTAA